DNA sequence from the Streptomyces sp. MST-110588 genome:
CCGGGGGCCGGCGTAACCGGAGTCCTCGTTCCCTTCCCGGATCATGCCTTTGTGGGATCCGGCGGCGAAACGCAGTGACAGACTCATGCGCACCTCGCCCGTCGGCTCGGGGTACAGCCGGTCTCGTCGAGCCACACTGCCCACCCTCCGGTCGGGAGCACGCTCGGGTCCGTCGAGTGGACCGCCGCGGCTCGCTCGCTCCGCTCGCTCATTTTCGTACTACTTCCGCAGCTCGATGACGGTCTTGCCGATGCGGATCGGGGCTCCCAGCGGAATCGGTGTCGGGGTCGTCAGTCGGGTCCGGTCCAGGTACGTGCCGTTGGTGGACCCGAGATCCTCGACGATCCACTGGCCGTCACGGTCCGGGTAAATCCTGGCATGCCGGCTGGAGGCGTAGTCGTCGTCCAGCACGATCGTGGAGTCGTGGGCACGCCCGAGGGTGATGGTCTGGCCCTGGAGAGCGACGGTGGTGCCCGTCAGTGTGCCTTCGGAGACCACCAGTTTGGTGGGTGCGCCGCGGCGCTGACGGCTGTTGCCGCGACCGCCGTCCTGGCGGCGCTGCTGCGGCGGCGAGGCGGGTGCCTGGCGCTGCGTACGCGGTTCCTGCCCGCCCCGTCGGGCGGCGCCGCGCTGGGTGACGCGCGTACCGAACAGGTCGCTGCGGATGACCTGTACGGCCACGATGACGAACAGCCACAGTACGGCGAGGAAACCCAACCGCATGACCGTGAGGGTCAGCTCTGACATTGCCCCCGCTTCACCCTTCGGCTTGCCGGTAAACGATGGTGGTACTGCCCACGACGATCCGCGAGCCGTCGCGGAGCGTAGCGCGGGTGGTGTGCTGCCCGTCTACCACGATGCCGTTGGTAGAGCCCAGATCCTGGATCGTCGAGGGCGTTCCGACCCGGATCTCGCAGTGACGCCGGGAGACTCCCGGGTCATCGATCCGTACGTCCGCGTCGGTGCTGCGGCCCAGCACGAGGGTGGGGCGGGAGATCTGGTGCCGGTTCCCGTTGATCTCGATCCAGCGCCTGGTCTGCGCGCCGCGGTCGGCCGCTCCCCGTGCCTGGTGCCAGCTCTCGACCGCCGAGCCCGGCTGCGGGCCCGCGCCGGGGAGCGCCGCACGCGGCATGGCCGCCCCGGGAGGCGGGGAGGTGGGCATCGGCGGCGGGCTGACGTGACCGGCGCCCGGAGGCACGCTGCGCGGCCCGGAGGCGGCGCGCTGGGCGGCTGCCGCCTGGCCGGGGTGGTCCTGGGAGGTGCTGGCGGCCAGGGTGCGGCTGCGGACGCGGTACAGGCCGGTGTCGAGGTCGTCGGCCTTCTCCAGGTGCACCTTGATCGGGCCCATGAAGGTGTAGCGCTGCTGCTTGGCGTAGTCGCGGACCATGCCGGAGAGCTCGTCTCCGAGCTGCCCGCTGTACGGGCTGAGCCGCTCGTAGTCGGGGGTGCTCAGTTCGACGATGAAGTCGTTGGGGACGACCGTACGGTCGCGGTTCCAGATGGTGGCGTTGTTGTCGCACTCGCGCTGGAGCGCGCCGGCGATCTCAACGGGCTGCACCTCGGACTTGAACACCTTGGCGAAGGTGCCGTTGACGAGACCTTCGAGACGCTGCTCGAAGCGCTTCAGTACTCCCACGGGGCACCTCCTTCCTCAGTCTTCGTCAGGCCGGTCTTCGTCAGGGTCGTCCAGATACTGCTTACTGATCGTATCCACGCGTCGGGAAATCGGGTGGTTCCCCTTTCACGCCTTGAGGACGAGTGTCGCCCCTCACAAGGTTGCTCACTGTTGTCGCGGCTGTTGTTCGGGTCCGTCGCGGCGACCGCGCCACAGCGATGGTGCCCGGTGCGTGCCGCCGCGTCACTGCGATCGTAGATGTGCGCCACTCACAGTGTCCCGCAACCGCCGCGCCAGGCGTCCGGGTGGGGGGTTTCCTGTGGACGGAGCCGGCGGTGGGCGGGGAAGTCCGGGGGGAGTCCGGGGAGAAACGTGAAGGGGAGCGGGAAACCAGGGGGGCGTGGGGCGTGCGGGGTCCGAGTGGAAGGGGTGGGTGAGGGAGATCTGAGCCGGTCCGCGGGGGCTGTGGATACGGGAGCCGCGAGGAGGGGTGGGACGGAGGCTGCGAGACGGCCCGGGAAGGCGGCCCGGGACCGGGGCTCGCGGTGGACGTGCGGCAGATGCGCGGCAGATGCGCGGGCCCGGGTGGTGGGAGAGGGGAGAAGCGGAAGCTCGTGGGCCTCGGGAGGGCTTCCGCGGGCCGTGGAGGACCACCTTGAGGGAAGGCGGTCGAAGACACCCTCGTCAGCGTGCTAATCTTCTGGATGTCGGCAGGCGCTCGCACAAGACCCGGACAGACCAGTCCGGAAGGCGTGAGAGAATCGAACGACACACCCAATGCGCGGGTGGCGGAATAGGCAGACGCGCTGGATTCAGGTTCCAGTGCCCGAAAGGGCGTGGGGGTTCAACTCCCCCCTCGCGCACAGATGAGACCCCCGGTCCGGAGACATCCGGCCGGGGGTTTTCTCGTTGTCGGCTTGTCGCCTTGTCGTCAGCTTGCCGACGGGTTGTCGTCGGGCTTTCGGCAAGTGAGTCGTACGTCACATCGGGTGTGAGGGTGAGGACGGCGGGCCGGTAGGGGCGGCGTCGGCGAGGGCCGTGCTGAAGGCGCGCGTACGGGCCGTTTCGTACTCCCGGTGCCAGACCAGGCCGAGCGCGGAGTCCGGCAGGCCGGAAACCGGTACGAAGGCGAGGTCACGGCGCCCGTGGAAGTCCGCCGTGGGGTGGCACAGCAGCATCGCGCCGCGGCCGGCGGCGGCCAGGGTCAGCCCCTCTTGGAGGGTGCGGACGCGGGGGCCGGGCGGGATGGGCCGGCCACTGGGGGTGGCCTCGGGGGCCTGGGCCAGCCGCCAGTACTCGGGGGCTGGGCCCTCCACGGAGATCAGCGGGCCTTCGGCGAGGTCCTCGGCGTGCAGGGCGGTGCGGGCGGCGAAGGGGTGGCGCACGGAGACCGCGAGGGTCTGCCGCTGCCGGGAGAAGACCGGCCCCAGGACGAGCCCCGGCTCCCGTACGGGCAGCAGGACGACGGCCGTGTCGACCTCGGCGCGGCGCAGTGCGCCGAAGGGGTCGTGCAACGGGATCTCGATCAGTTCGGTGACGCACCCGGGATGGCGGGCCTGGAAGGTCTCGACGGCCCGTATGACGTCGTCCGCCGCGCTGCCCTGGAAGCCCACGCGCAGTCGGCCCTCGATGCCCCGGGCGGCGGCGACCGTGGCCTCCACGGTGGCGCTCAGGGCGTCATAGGCGGGGCGCAGGGAGGTACGGAAGTCCTCTCCCAGAGGCGTCAGGCGTACGCGGCGGCTGGTGCGCTCGACGAGACGGGCGCCGACGCGGCGTTCCAGGGCACTGATGAGCTGGCTGACGCGGCTCTGGGAGATGAGCAGGCGGGCGCCGGTGCGGCCGAAGTGGAGCTCTTCGGAGAGGGCGAGGAAGCACTCCAGTTCGCGGATCTCCAGGCCGCTGCTCATGGGCTCGACTCCTTGTGGGCCGGGGGTGTGGGAGGTGGACCGGGGGTGTGGGAGGTGTGGGCTGCTGTGGGACGGCGTTGAGGGGCGCGTGGATCTATGAGCCCCGCTCATAGAAGGGTGAGGGCTTCGGCGTTGTTCCCGTACGGGCGCGGGCGTTGGCTGGTGACATGGCAGAGCTTGACGGCGTAACGACAGGTGTGGGTGGTGTGCGGCGCGAGGGCGTGGGCGAGCGCGTGGGCACAGGTGCAGGCACAAGTGCGGGTTCGATTGCAGGGGTAGGAGCAGGAGCAGGAGCAGGAGTTGAGGCAGGGGCAGGCGTAGACGTTGATGGGAGCACGGCAGAGGCGGACGCGTCCCAGGTGACAGTAGGGGTGGCTGTTTCGAACGGTGCGGCTTCGGCCGCGTCGGCCGGGTGCGCTGATACGTCGGATTCTTCGGATTCATCGGGTCCATCGGATTCGTCGCGGGGCCGACGTACGGGGTGGAGCGCCGTGGTGGCGGTGGCGGCAGCGACGTTCACGGTGGTGACGTCCGAAATGCTGCCGGTCGGTCTGCTGACCCCTATGAGAGACGCACTGGGGGTCACGGACGGGATGGCAGGGATGACTCTCACGGTCACCGGCCTGGTCGCGGCGCTGGCGGCGCCTGCCCTGACGCTCGCGGTCGGACGGCTGGACCGCCGGCTGGTGCTGTGCGGGCTGATGACGCTGCTCGCGGTGGCGAACACGGTGGCCGCCGCCGCGCCGGACTTCCCCGTGATGCTGGTGGCACGGGTGCTGGTCGGTCTGAGCATGGGGGGTGTCTGGGCGCTGGGGTCGGGGCTGGCGGTGCGGCTGGTGCCCCAGAGGTCTGTGGGGTCGGCGACAGCGCTGGTCTTCAGCGGTGTCGCGGTCGCGTCGGTGCTCGGGGTGCCTGCGGGCACCCTGATGGGTGAACTGGGCGGCTGGCGTTCGGCATTCGTGGCGGTGGGCGTGCTCGCCGGCGCGGTGGCGGCCGGGCTGTCCCTGTTGCTGCCGCCGCTGCCCGCCGAGACCCCGGTGCGCCTGTCCGGGGTGCTGGCGCTGCTGCGCGACGTACGGGTACGGACCGGGCTGGTCGTGGTGGCGCTGTTGGTCACCGGGCACTTCGCGGCTTACACGTACGTGCGACCCGTCCTGGAGACGCTGACGGGGGCCGGTGCGGAACTGATCAGCACCCTGCTGCTGGTCTACGGGCTGGCCGGGATCGCCGGGAACTTCATGGGGGGAGCCGGGGCCGTGCGGTCGCCGCGCGGTGCGCTCCTGGTGATCAGCGGGGTGTTGGCGGGGACGGTGCTGCTGGTGCCGGTTCTGGGGGTGGGCGTACCTGGTGCTGTGGCACTGCTCGTGATCTGGGGACTGGCCTATGGAGGTGTGTCGGTCAGTACGCAGTCGTGGTTGACGGCGGCGGCACCGGGGGCGCGTGAGACGGCGTCGGCGTTGTTCGTCGCGGTGTTCAACGCGGCGATCTCGGCGGGCGCGCTGGCCGGCGGGAGGGCCGCGGACGGCTGGGGAGCCGTGGGAGTGATGTGGCTCGGGGGCGCGCTGGCCCTGGGGGCGCTGCTGGCGGTGTCCGTGGGGAAGGCGCCGGCGACCGAGCGGTGCGAATGAGGGAGGCGTGGCCGCGTGCGCCTTGCCCTGTGATCTTTGCCTGCGACCTTGTGACCTGTGATCTGTGCCCGGTGCCGTGTACCCCGTGCCGCTTGCCGCGTGGCCGTGAGCGGGGGCGCGGGCAGGGGCGGTCGGGTAGGCCGTAAGGCATAGCGGGAGGCACGACTTTCGTCGCGGGTGAGAACGACGAATGGCGGATGTGACGCTGTGTGAACTTTCTCTACGCTGATCGCATGAACGTGACGGGGAATGTTGTGGGGAATCTTCGGACTGCGTGGCGTGATGGCGACTGGCCACGCCGGCGTGAGGGAGGGGACGTACGGGCGTGGACGGTGACTGTCCCTGCTGGAGTGAGGGGTTGGCCAACGCCGACGCGGGTGAACGGCCTCATATGCGCCGGGCGGCGATGAGCCAGGCGACGATGAGCCGTACGTCGGCCGGGTTCTGGCCAAGCTGAGCTGCGAGAACCGGGCACAGGCGGCACTGTCGGCACGGCACGCCGGGCTGGGCACGTAGGGGCGCGGGGTGGCGTCCCCGGGCGGTACGTGACGTACTGCCCGGGGTCGGTGGCCGGTCCGCGCTCGCCGGAGCCCGGGGCGGGGCCCGATGGCGGGGGTGGTGCCCTGCCCACACCGCCCGATGTGTCAGGTGCGTCAGGTGTGGAAGGGCCGTCAGGCGGCGAAACGCTCGGCGAGTGCCTTGGCCCTGGTCACGGCCTCCTGGAGGGCCTTGTCGCGCGAAGCCTCGTACAGCGGGATCAGGTCCTTCATCGCCGGGTTGACCGGGGCCATGGTCAGTTCGGGGACGATGAACTCGACCTCGAGGCCCATCATGTCGGCCAGGACGGCCTTCAGGTAGTTCTGGACGAAGTCGGAGTTCTCGCGCGGGGTGCCCGGGGCGTACGAACCGCCGCGGCTGGTGACGATGGTGACGGGCGTGCCCTTGGCGGACTGCTGGTCACCGGCCGTACGCCCCATGATGATCACCTGGTCGAGCCACGTCTTGAGGGTGGAGGGGATCGAGAAGTTGTACATGGGGGCGGCGATCAGCACCGCGTCCGCGTTCTCCAGCTCCTCGACGAGCTGAGTGCGCAGGGCGAAGGCGGACTGCTGCTCGGCGGTGTGGGTGGCGGGGTCGCTGAAGGCGGCGGTGTGGGCGGCGGCGTCGATGTGGGGCAGCGGGTCGACGGCCAGGTCACGGTAGATGACGGTTCCGTCGGGGTGCTGCTCCTCCCATGCCTTGCGGAAGGCGGCGGTCACCGAACGGGAGGCGGAGCCGCCCGCGGGAAAGACGGAGGAGTCGATGTGCAGGAGCGTAGCCATGACAGGCGGTCCCTTCGAGTGCGGCCGGTTGCGGCCTGCGACTGACAAACCGTGCGTACCTATTACTAGCACAGTAGCTTACTTTTCCGCAGTACCCAACGGAAAAGTAGTACGCTGGGGGAATGGCGGACCACAGTGAACAGTCGTGCAGGCGGGCCGATGCCGGTGTGGCCCGCGTCTTCGAGGTGTTCGGGAAGCGATGGACCGGCCTGATCGTGGCGACCCTGCTGCCCGGACCCGTGCACTTCGCGGAGCTGCGGAGGGCGGTCGAGGGGATCAGTGAACGCATGCTGTCGGACCGCCTTACCGAACTGTCCGCGACCGGCCTGGTCGTGCGGGAAGTGGATGCCGGGCCTCCGCTGCGGGTGACCTATCGGCTCACCGAGGCGGGGCAGGCGCTGGAGCCGGCCCTCGCCGAGCTGGGCAAATGGGCGGAGCGGTATCTGTCGGACGGTGGGACGTGCCCGGAGCGATTCCGTAAGTGACGCGGCGCCGCGTCGAGGTGGGGGCCTGGGCCGGTGGGTGAGGCGGGCGCCCCGGAAGCGCTCGTGCCGTAGGTGCTTACCGGGAAGGGGTCGAAGCGCTTCGGCCGCAAGGGGGCCGCAACGCTCCGGCCGGCACTGTAAGAGGTCCGGAAGGGATCGCGGCGGACCGGTTCATTCGAGCTGCTCCTGTGCGGCGTTGTAGCGCAGCAGGTATGACGCGAAGCGGTCCAGGTCGGCTTCGTCCCAGTCGGCCAGCCGCTCCCGGAACGCCTGGCGGCGGCTGGCGGTGACGGCGGCCAGCACCTGCGCGCCCTTGGCGGTGGGGTGCAGTACCTGTACGCGGTGGTCCTCCGGGTCGACGCGGCGCTCGACGAAACCGAGCTTCTCCAGGGCCGAGATCTGCCGGCTGACCGTGGACTTGTCCAGGAGGTAGTGCGCCGCGAGGTCGGTCGCGCGGCATCCTCGCTGGTCATCGAGGTGCGCGAGCAGCGTGTAGGAGACGAGCGAGAGCTCGGGATGCATACGCGCCGCTATGGCGCGGGCGCGCCGGGCGAATGCCGTCATCTCCTGCTGGATGGTCTCCACGGACTCTTCTCTGCGGCTTCGGTGGCTCACGGGTTGCCTTTCCTGTAACTAGTTGTATAGTACAACGTGTGGTGAGAGTTGTATAAGCCAACTACTGGTGACTTCTCTCCCCGGCCCCTTCTTCCTCGTCCCCTCATTCCACGACACCTCCCTGTGAGCGACTAGCTTGAGAAGGTCTGCCCCATGAGTTCGGACCGACGTACCGGTCACCAGCACCGCCCCGACAACTCCGCCGCGCTGCGCCACGTCCTGACACACCTGATCACGCCACTGCTGATGTGCGTCGGCATGGGACTGGCGTATCTGGGAGCTTTCGCGAACCCCTCGCCGCACCACTTGCCCGTCGCGGTCGTCGGCTCGGGGCCCGGCGCGCAGGTGCTGGCCCAGTCGATCAACGACAAGGCCGGGGACGCCCTGGTGGTCCGTACGGTCGGCAGCCGGGCGGAGGCCGTCGACCAGCTCAAGCACCAGGACATCTTCGGCGCGTACGTGATCAACGCCAAGGGGGACGGGGCCGCCGGGGGCGAGGGTTCCAGTGGTACGCCGAAGGGCGCGCCGACGGCGAAAACCGCCAAGCCGACCGGGAAGCCGAGCACGTCGACGGCGAAGTCCGGTGCAGCGGCCACGAAAACCGGTACATCGGCTGCGAAGTCCGGTGCGGCGGCTGGGGGGTCGCCCGAATTGATCGTCGCGTCGGCCGGATCCGACACGACCGTCTCCGTCGTACAGAAGATCTTCACGCCGCTCGCGGCACACCAGGGCGCGCCGCTGAAGGTCACCGACGTGGTGCCGACGGCCGAGGACGACCCGACCGGCCAGGGCATCTTCTTCCTGCTGGTCGCGCTCAGCATCGGCTCGTACGCCTCGGTCGCGGTGATCGGCGGTGCCGGAGGCGCTCTGCCCATCAGGATGCGGGCGATGCTCGCGGTCGGCACGTCCTTCGTGGTCAGCATCATCGGCACGCTCTTCGCCGGCCCGGTCTTCCATCTCGTCGATCACGGCCTGTGGGGTCTGTGGGGCATGGCCTGGCTGTACTCGGCGGGCATTCTCCTGATCGGAACCGGACTGCACACCTTCCTCAAGCGCTGGACGACGCTGGGCGTGATGGTGCTGTTCGTGATGCTGAACTTCACGACCGCCGGTGGGGTCTTCCGGCCCGAGATGCAGAACGGGTTCTTCTCCGCGCTGCACTCCTTCTGGAACGGCGCGGGCTTCGTGGAGGGCACCCGCAGCCATGTCTACTTCGACGGCAACGGCCTGGCCGGCCATGTCTGGACGCTGGTGCTGTGGCTGGTCGTGGGCCTGGTGATGATCGGTGTCGCGGCGCTGGCCGAGTCCCGGCGGCGACGGGCGGAGGCGACCACGGCGGCCAACGCCCAGGCGGTCGCGGCGGCGGCCGTGGCGGCAACGGTTCCGATGCCGCAGCGGGACGGACAAGGCGCTCCTGAGGCGCGGAACGCGCACGGCGCGCGGGGCGCGGGCGCGCAGGCACGGCAGGACGAGACCGAAGAGGAGATGGAAGAGGCCGTAGGAGTCTGAGCGGCGGGCCTCCCCGGGCCCCGCAGCTCCCTCCAGCGCTCTATCGGCT
Encoded proteins:
- a CDS encoding FHA domain-containing protein; this encodes MSELTLTVMRLGFLAVLWLFVIVAVQVIRSDLFGTRVTQRGAARRGGQEPRTQRQAPASPPQQRRQDGGRGNSRQRRGAPTKLVVSEGTLTGTTVALQGQTITLGRAHDSTIVLDDDYASSRHARIYPDRDGQWIVEDLGSTNGTYLDRTRLTTPTPIPLGAPIRIGKTVIELRK
- a CDS encoding DUF3662 and FHA domain-containing protein; translation: MGVLKRFEQRLEGLVNGTFAKVFKSEVQPVEIAGALQRECDNNATIWNRDRTVVPNDFIVELSTPDYERLSPYSGQLGDELSGMVRDYAKQQRYTFMGPIKVHLEKADDLDTGLYRVRSRTLAASTSQDHPGQAAAAQRAASGPRSVPPGAGHVSPPPMPTSPPPGAAMPRAALPGAGPQPGSAVESWHQARGAADRGAQTRRWIEINGNRHQISRPTLVLGRSTDADVRIDDPGVSRRHCEIRVGTPSTIQDLGSTNGIVVDGQHTTRATLRDGSRIVVGSTTIVYRQAEG
- a CDS encoding LysR family transcriptional regulator → MSSGLEIRELECFLALSEELHFGRTGARLLISQSRVSQLISALERRVGARLVERTSRRVRLTPLGEDFRTSLRPAYDALSATVEATVAAARGIEGRLRVGFQGSAADDVIRAVETFQARHPGCVTELIEIPLHDPFGALRRAEVDTAVVLLPVREPGLVLGPVFSRQRQTLAVSVRHPFAARTALHAEDLAEGPLISVEGPAPEYWRLAQAPEATPSGRPIPPGPRVRTLQEGLTLAAAGRGAMLLCHPTADFHGRRDLAFVPVSGLPDSALGLVWHREYETARTRAFSTALADAAPTGPPSSPSHPM
- a CDS encoding MFS transporter, giving the protein MVAVAAATFTVVTSEMLPVGLLTPMRDALGVTDGMAGMTLTVTGLVAALAAPALTLAVGRLDRRLVLCGLMTLLAVANTVAAAAPDFPVMLVARVLVGLSMGGVWALGSGLAVRLVPQRSVGSATALVFSGVAVASVLGVPAGTLMGELGGWRSAFVAVGVLAGAVAAGLSLLLPPLPAETPVRLSGVLALLRDVRVRTGLVVVALLVTGHFAAYTYVRPVLETLTGAGAELISTLLLVYGLAGIAGNFMGGAGAVRSPRGALLVISGVLAGTVLLVPVLGVGVPGAVALLVIWGLAYGGVSVSTQSWLTAAAPGARETASALFVAVFNAAISAGALAGGRAADGWGAVGVMWLGGALALGALLAVSVGKAPATERCE
- a CDS encoding NAD(P)H-dependent oxidoreductase, with the protein product MATLLHIDSSVFPAGGSASRSVTAAFRKAWEEQHPDGTVIYRDLAVDPLPHIDAAAHTAAFSDPATHTAEQQSAFALRTQLVEELENADAVLIAAPMYNFSIPSTLKTWLDQVIIMGRTAGDQQSAKGTPVTIVTSRGGSYAPGTPRENSDFVQNYLKAVLADMMGLEVEFIVPELTMAPVNPAMKDLIPLYEASRDKALQEAVTRAKALAERFAA
- a CDS encoding helix-turn-helix domain-containing protein, whose product is MADHSEQSCRRADAGVARVFEVFGKRWTGLIVATLLPGPVHFAELRRAVEGISERMLSDRLTELSATGLVVREVDAGPPLRVTYRLTEAGQALEPALAELGKWAERYLSDGGTCPERFRK
- a CDS encoding MarR family winged helix-turn-helix transcriptional regulator, with protein sequence MTAFARRARAIAARMHPELSLVSYTLLAHLDDQRGCRATDLAAHYLLDKSTVSRQISALEKLGFVERRVDPEDHRVQVLHPTAKGAQVLAAVTASRRQAFRERLADWDEADLDRFASYLLRYNAAQEQLE
- a CDS encoding ABC transporter permease, with amino-acid sequence MSSDRRTGHQHRPDNSAALRHVLTHLITPLLMCVGMGLAYLGAFANPSPHHLPVAVVGSGPGAQVLAQSINDKAGDALVVRTVGSRAEAVDQLKHQDIFGAYVINAKGDGAAGGEGSSGTPKGAPTAKTAKPTGKPSTSTAKSGAAATKTGTSAAKSGAAAGGSPELIVASAGSDTTVSVVQKIFTPLAAHQGAPLKVTDVVPTAEDDPTGQGIFFLLVALSIGSYASVAVIGGAGGALPIRMRAMLAVGTSFVVSIIGTLFAGPVFHLVDHGLWGLWGMAWLYSAGILLIGTGLHTFLKRWTTLGVMVLFVMLNFTTAGGVFRPEMQNGFFSALHSFWNGAGFVEGTRSHVYFDGNGLAGHVWTLVLWLVVGLVMIGVAALAESRRRRAEATTAANAQAVAAAAVAATVPMPQRDGQGAPEARNAHGARGAGAQARQDETEEEMEEAVGV